From Paenibacillus graminis:
AGAAAAAAGAGATAAAGTGATGGAGGGGAAGTTTGGAACTTACGGAGCGGTAGCGGCCGCCTTTGTCTGCGGATTTCCACCGCGAACAGCGGTATAAATTCAAGAAATCTGCAGATGGGCAGCGGCCGGAAGTCCAAACATTCCCCGGAGTCACGTCCAAATCCCAAAATAGAAAATCACAAGTTCAATCAAATTGCGCAGAGGAGAAATGGAGGCTAATAGATGAAGAAAAAATTCCAAGCAGCACTGTGCATTCTGATGGTTATAGGAACCGTGATGGCTTCATCGGGCATTTACGCAGTAAATCCTGCCACAGGCTGGGCTGCGCCAGCAGCTCAAGGGACAGGGGAACCAGACAAGGAGGGTCTTTCTATTTTTGAGAGCGCTGCCAATGTGAAAACAAATCTGACGGGATGGCAAGTCAAAGGAAAGGGCGGAATGGAGAATACCGCAGAAGGACTTCTGCTGACCTCCGGTCCGGAGGATAATGTAATGGCTGTTTCTGAAATAGGGGCAGAAGATTTTCTGTATGAAGCTGATGTTATGCTCAAGGAGTTGAAGGCGGAGGCATCTTTGATCTTCCGTTCGAATGATGATGGGAAGAATTCGTATATGCTGCAACTTGCACCCGGGTCCGGGTTAATCCGCTTAAAAGATGCGGCAGGCGGGGCGGGCAAGTTATACGAAGAACGTCAGGTTTCCCTCCAGGAAGGGGAGATCTATCATCTCAAAGTAAAGGCTGAAGGAACCTCACTGAAGGTATATTGGGGGAATCTCTACAAGCCTGTGATCGAGATTCAGGACAGTGCATACCGTTCCGGCCGGTTTGGGCTCCATGTACAGAATGGTTCTGCTGTGTTCCAGAATATAAGGGTAAGTGATCTGGAAGGAAACCTGGGTACAGTGCTTGTTAATAAAGGGCAGTGGGAGCCTGACCTTAGAGGACTAAAAGGAACATCTGAGGACTCAAGCAAAGCACAGCGAATCTTTAGCAAGCAAGCCGCTGATTTTGTATATGAAGGAACCATCTCTTTGGGTTCCAATGCTGTTGCGGCGCTGTCATTCCGCTCCTCTGCCGATGGAGTCCGCGGCTATGAAGCCACCCTTGCGAAGGAAGGGGACCAGGTCCGTGTCAAACTGGCAAAAGCAGACGGAACAGTAGTAGCAAGCTCAGAGCGCGCTTATCCGGGCAGAATTGGCGCAAAGCATCATGTGGAAATCAAAGCAAAGGGCAGCCGGATTCAAGTGTTCCTGGACGGGTATACACCGGCAGCAGTGGATATAAAAGATACTGCGTATTCAACCGGAAATGCCGGACTTGCGGTGAAAACGGGAAGCGCTTACTTTCAGGGTGCGTATCTCATAGACGCTAGCAGCTATTATAATGAAACTTTCCGTCCCCAGTATCATTATACGCCGGTCCGCGGTTCCGCCAGTGACCCGAACGGGCTGGTCTACTTCGAAGGCGAATATCATCTCTTCCATCAGGATGGAGGCACATGGGCTCATGCCGTCAGCAAGGATATGCTGAACTGGAAACGCCTGCCGGTTGCCCTTCCATGGAATGATCACGGGCATATCTGGTCCGGGGCTGCTGTAGCGGATACAGCGAATGCATCAGGCCTGTTCACGGATTCAGGCGGTAAAGGCCTGATAGCTTATTATACTTCCTATAACCCGGATGGCCCTAACGGCAACCAACGGATTGGTCTTGCTTACAGCAAGGATAAGGGGCGCACATGGGAATATGCCAAGGACCGTCCAATTGTGATAGAGAACCCCGGCAGGAACGGAGAAGATCCGGGAGGCTGGGATTTCCGCGATCCCAAGGTGGTCCGTGATGACGGGAATAACCGCTGGGTGATGGTGGTATCCGGGGGCGATCATATCCGTTTCTTTACCTCAACCAATCTGCTGGACTGGACGTTGACCGATAATTGGGGGTATGGGGATTATGTCCGCGGCGGTGTATGGGAATGCCCGGACTTGTTCCCGCTGGCTGTACAGGGGACGCCGCAGAAGAAATGGGTGCTCATGATCAGTACAGGGGCAAATCCGGCAACGGGAGGTTCGGACTCGGAATATTTTGTGGGGAGTCTGACTGCTGAAGGTAAATTCGTGAATGACAACCCGGCTGGGAAGGTCTTGCGGACAGACTTTGGCAAAGAATATTATGCCTCCATGTCTTTCTCGGACATGCCGGATGGGCGCAGAGTGATGCTGGCGTGGATGTCCAACTGGGATTATCCGTTTGCTTTCCCGACTTCAGGCTGGAAGGGTGAGCTGACCGTTCCAAGAGAGGTTACCCTGGTCATGACCCCTGAGGGGCTTCGGCTTGCCCAGAGTCCGGTTAAGGAAATAGAGCAGCTTCGGAGCAGGCTGTTCACTGCAGCGGATAAGATGGTCAGTGCTTCTTCTCCCAACCTGCTGAAGGGTCTCATAGCCGGTGCGTATGAAATTGAAGCCGAATTGGAGATACCGGACGGCAGCACCGCGACAGAGTTTGGGTTTCACGTGCGCGAAGGTGCGGATCAGAAGACGGTTGTCGGCTACAAGGTGGGCGAAAGCCAACTATTCGTTGACCGGTCCGCTTCCGGGATAACGGATTTCTCCAGTCTTTTTAGTACAAGGCATGAAGCGGCTATGAGAGCGGAGAACAAGCGGATCAAGCTGCGGATTTTGGTGGATGAATCCTCTGTTGAGGTTTTTGGGAATGGGGGAAAGACGGTGTTCTCTGAGGTCATTTTTCCTGACCCGGCCAGCAGGGCAATGAGCTTCTATAGCCAGGGCGGCATAGTAAAGGTGATATCTTTGAAAGTGAATAAGCTAGGGTCGGTATGGAATTCAGACAGCGGCGCAGCCACCCGGATTGCGATGGATACCGCGGACCGTGAACTGGAGACCGGAGACAGCGTGACGCTTCAGGCGGCAGTGGAGAACGGGCCCGGCAGCGGTGTTCATCCGCTGAAGTGGAAGTCGAGCAATGAAGAGGTGGCTGGTATTCATGCAGCAGATTTTTCCCGCGCAACCCTTCAGGCGAAAAAAGCAGGGGAGGCCGTCATTACGGTATCCACCCCGAACGGCAAGGCATCTGCCAGCCTTGTGGTAAAAGTATATGGCGGCGAATTTCATACCAATCTCAGCGGCTGGACCAAGGACTTGTCCATGGCTTCATGGATCGCCACAGGGGATGGCATTCGTGGGAAATACTCCAGCGACGCCAATAATATGGCCCAGGAGCAGGCGGGTAATTTTACGTATGAAGCCGACATGAAGCTTGGCGAATCCGGTGGGGCAGGTTCACTTCTGTTCCGTGCAAGCGGGGATGGGCGCAGCGGCTACTACTTGAATCTGGACCCCAACATGAAATCTGTCCGCCTGTTCTACAAGATCGATGGGCGGTTCGAGGAGCGGCAGGTTCTGGCGAAATTCCCGGCCTTCATCCTGCCGGGTCAAACCTACAACATAAAGATTCAAGCGGAAGGCCCGCGCATTATCGTGCATTTGGGAGGACAGCAGATCATGGACCTGAGGGACGGAACGTTTGCGGAGGGACATTTCGGGCTTCATGTCTTTGGCGGGGAGGCCTCTTATCAGAATGTAAAGGTGACCGGGGCAGAGCCAGCGGACTTGATGACCTCAAGCCTGGTGAATACTGAATCCGGGAAATCCCTGTATACAGACAGCCTGGCAAATGGCGAAGCTGTTAAAGTGCGGAATGCCAATGAAGCCACGGATCAGAAATGGGTGTTTGTGCCGACAGGAGATGAAGCAGGCTCCTACTCCATCCGCACGGCCGCCGGCCAGGCGCTTGATCTGGACACAGGACGGAATACAATTCAGCTCTATACTTATCTGGGCTACAATAATCAGCGGTGGATCATCCGGAAGAATGAGGATGGCTCAGCTGCCATTATCTCTGCTCATGAACATCTGGCACTGGCCATATCCGGGGATGGCACCAAACTTACTTTAGAGGCGTACCGAACGGATGAACTGCGCCAGAAGTGGAGAGTAGCTCCATAACGGAATCCCCAAAAAAAGAGATCAACGAGAATGACTTCGTTGATCTCTTTTGCCTATATGTTGCTGAGTTCACGCTTTTTCGGCAATCGCCTGTGTTAGCTGCGCTTCGGGCTCCTGCTCGGAAGCCTGCCCGACACGTTTGATGAAGAAGGCCAGCAGCAAGCCGACGATGCCGATACCTACAATGACGAGATAGGCATCGTTGATACCCTGGATTGAAGCTTCCATAATCATATGTTCCTTGGAGGCGCCTTTTGCTCCGCCTGCAGCCATCATATCCATCATGTGTGTCGTGGTACGGCTGGTCATCACGGTGACGAGCAGGGAAGTCCCTACGGCGCCGGCCACTTGCCGGATTGTATTGGAGATCGCTGTTCCGTGCGCATTCAGCTTGGAAGGCAATTGATTTAAGCCCAAGGTCTGGATAGGCATGAGCAGCAGCGCCATCCCGATCCGGCGTCCAGTGGACATGAACACCAGATACATGTAGCTGGTTGAATCCGTCAGGTTTACAAAGCTCAGAGTCGTCACAATGGTGATCAGCAGACCGACGACGGCAAGCCATTTAGCCCCGAACCGGTCGAACAGCTTGCCGGTGACCGGCATCAGCAGCCCCATGATAAGCGCACCGGGAAGCAGCAGCAAGCCGGACTCCATAGCTGTATAGCCGCGGGCATTCTGCAAATACAGCGGCAGGAGCATCATATCCGCATACATGATGATCGTAACTGCGATGCTAATAATAGTGGTTAACGAAAACATGTTGTATTTAAAGACCCGGAGATCGAGAAGCGGGCTGGAAGAAGCCAGCTGCCGCCAGGTGAACAAACCCAGCGACAGGACGCCTGCTGCAAGAGAAACGATTACCTCTGCGCTCGACCATCCTGCGCTGGCCGCCCGGCTGAAGCCGTACAGCAATGTTCCGAAGCCGATGGTGGAGAGGATGACGCTGGTCAGGTCAATTTTTGGATATGAGCGTTCCGCTACATTCTTCAAATAGATAAATCCGCAGATGATTACAATGGCAGTCAGCGGGAGCATCCCGTAAAACATAGTTTCCCACGAATAATGCTCCAGAATATATCCGGCCAATGTTGGACCGATTGCAGGTGCAAAAATAATGGCTAACCCGACCATGCCCATGGCGGCACCCCGTTTTTCGCGGGGGAACAGGGTTAAGATGACGTTGGTAAGCAGCGGCATAATAATCCCGGCCCCGGCGGCCTGAATCATACGCCCGGTCAGCAGAATAGGGAAGCTGGACGCTAGAGCTGACACGATCGTTCCGGCCAAAAATATAAACATCGAGGTCTGGAACAGCTCGCGCGTTGTGAACCGCTGCATCAGAAATGCCGTAATCGGGATCAATACCCCGTTAACCAGCATATAGCCGGTGGTCAGCCATTGCGCCGTAGCAGCTGTAATATTAAAATCATGCATCAGTTCCGGTGTGGCAACGCTCATGACTGTCTGGTTCAGTGTCGCCAGAAA
This genomic window contains:
- a CDS encoding GH32 C-terminal domain-containing protein, with the translated sequence MKKKFQAALCILMVIGTVMASSGIYAVNPATGWAAPAAQGTGEPDKEGLSIFESAANVKTNLTGWQVKGKGGMENTAEGLLLTSGPEDNVMAVSEIGAEDFLYEADVMLKELKAEASLIFRSNDDGKNSYMLQLAPGSGLIRLKDAAGGAGKLYEERQVSLQEGEIYHLKVKAEGTSLKVYWGNLYKPVIEIQDSAYRSGRFGLHVQNGSAVFQNIRVSDLEGNLGTVLVNKGQWEPDLRGLKGTSEDSSKAQRIFSKQAADFVYEGTISLGSNAVAALSFRSSADGVRGYEATLAKEGDQVRVKLAKADGTVVASSERAYPGRIGAKHHVEIKAKGSRIQVFLDGYTPAAVDIKDTAYSTGNAGLAVKTGSAYFQGAYLIDASSYYNETFRPQYHYTPVRGSASDPNGLVYFEGEYHLFHQDGGTWAHAVSKDMLNWKRLPVALPWNDHGHIWSGAAVADTANASGLFTDSGGKGLIAYYTSYNPDGPNGNQRIGLAYSKDKGRTWEYAKDRPIVIENPGRNGEDPGGWDFRDPKVVRDDGNNRWVMVVSGGDHIRFFTSTNLLDWTLTDNWGYGDYVRGGVWECPDLFPLAVQGTPQKKWVLMISTGANPATGGSDSEYFVGSLTAEGKFVNDNPAGKVLRTDFGKEYYASMSFSDMPDGRRVMLAWMSNWDYPFAFPTSGWKGELTVPREVTLVMTPEGLRLAQSPVKEIEQLRSRLFTAADKMVSASSPNLLKGLIAGAYEIEAELEIPDGSTATEFGFHVREGADQKTVVGYKVGESQLFVDRSASGITDFSSLFSTRHEAAMRAENKRIKLRILVDESSVEVFGNGGKTVFSEVIFPDPASRAMSFYSQGGIVKVISLKVNKLGSVWNSDSGAATRIAMDTADRELETGDSVTLQAAVENGPGSGVHPLKWKSSNEEVAGIHAADFSRATLQAKKAGEAVITVSTPNGKASASLVVKVYGGEFHTNLSGWTKDLSMASWIATGDGIRGKYSSDANNMAQEQAGNFTYEADMKLGESGGAGSLLFRASGDGRSGYYLNLDPNMKSVRLFYKIDGRFEERQVLAKFPAFILPGQTYNIKIQAEGPRIIVHLGGQQIMDLRDGTFAEGHFGLHVFGGEASYQNVKVTGAEPADLMTSSLVNTESGKSLYTDSLANGEAVKVRNANEATDQKWVFVPTGDEAGSYSIRTAAGQALDLDTGRNTIQLYTYLGYNNQRWIIRKNEDGSAAIISAHEHLALAISGDGTKLTLEAYRTDELRQKWRVAP
- a CDS encoding DHA2 family efflux MFS transporter permease subunit, which gives rise to MILGAFLATLNQTVMSVATPELMHDFNITAATAQWLTTGYMLVNGVLIPITAFLMQRFTTRELFQTSMFIFLAGTIVSALASSFPILLTGRMIQAAGAGIIMPLLTNVILTLFPREKRGAAMGMVGLAIIFAPAIGPTLAGYILEHYSWETMFYGMLPLTAIVIICGFIYLKNVAERSYPKIDLTSVILSTIGFGTLLYGFSRAASAGWSSAEVIVSLAAGVLSLGLFTWRQLASSSPLLDLRVFKYNMFSLTTIISIAVTIIMYADMMLLPLYLQNARGYTAMESGLLLLPGALIMGLLMPVTGKLFDRFGAKWLAVVGLLITIVTTLSFVNLTDSTSYMYLVFMSTGRRIGMALLLMPIQTLGLNQLPSKLNAHGTAISNTIRQVAGAVGTSLLVTVMTSRTTTHMMDMMAAGGAKGASKEHMIMEASIQGINDAYLVIVGIGIVGLLLAFFIKRVGQASEQEPEAQLTQAIAEKA